The Streptomyces pratensis genomic interval CATCACCCGGCGCCGCTGGATCGAGATCGCGTGTGCCGCGCCGGCCCGGATGTTCGGTCTCTACCCGAGGAAGGGGACGATCGCGCCGGGTGCCGACGCGGACATCGTGGTGTACGACCCGGAAGCGCAGCAGGTGCTGTCCGCCGACACGCACCACATGAACGTGGACTACTCGGCATACGAGGGCAAGCGGCTCACCGGGCGGGTCGAGACGGTCCTGTCACGTGGAGTTCCCGTCATCGAGGGGGGCGCGTACGTAGGGCATGCGGGGCATGGGGCCTACGTGCCCCGGGGCCTGTGCCAGTACCTGTGAGCGGTTGCGGTGCCCGGCCCGTCCCCCGCGGTGCTGTCCGCCGGCCCCGGCGCGAAGGGGCACCGCTACCGCGCCGGGGCCGTCAGCGACCTCACCGACCCGACGCCGGGCCGCCGACGGCTCCTGGTCCGGCGGAATCGCAGTGCAGGCGAACTCGCCCGCCCACGCTGTCGTTTCGCCGAGCCTGCTTCATCCGGGCCGAGCGTGAGGCACCGCAAGGCTGCTCCCGTGTCACGGCAACGAGCGCGTGAGCCAGACCACTTCGCCGTTGTCCTCCACGGAGACGTGATCGCGCTCGAATTCGAGCTTCTCGAGGACGCGGAGCGACGGTGTGTTCCACGCGCCGACGGTCGACCAGAGCCGCTTCCGTCCGGTCGCGACAGCGGCATCGAGCACCGCGCCGGCCGCCTCGGTGGCGTAGCCGCGCCCATGCGCGCGTCGGAACAGCTCGTACGCGATCTCGGGTTCCTCCACGGTGGAGCGGCCGATGATCAGCCCGCAGTAACCGATGAAGTCGCCTTCGGCGCGGCGCTGGACTGGCAACAGGGCGAGCCCCGTGGTCGCCGTCGTGGCGAGAAGCTCCGCGATGGACGTCCGGATGCGTTCGACCGTGGGGGTCCCCTTGCCGCGTTCGGAGAGGAGGGCGCAGAACTCGGCGGCGTCCGACTCGGCCCACGGCCGCAGTACCAGCCTCTCGGTCTCGAGGTGGAACGGCATCGTCTTGTACGTGGTCATGCCCTCAACCCTGCCTCACGGACCGACGCGGAGTACGGCTGAGTGCGGCACTCCAGCCGTACTCCGGTACCCCGAGCTCGCCGCGGTCCAGGCGGCGGACACCCGGTCCGGCGGACGAGGGCGGGCCCTCGTCCGAGGCGGAGACGCCGGCTCGGCCGAGGGCGGGTCAGCTGAGCCGGAAACGCCGGCGGGCGTGTGGCGGTGCGCAGTCGCGGCGTGCCGGTGGCCCCGGTCCTTCACTTCCCGCTGTTCCGCATCGGTCCCCGCTGGGAACACCGCTCAGGAGCAGCTCGGACGGACTGGGCGGCGAACCACCCGAGAGCCCCGGCGGTCAGGGCCGTGCCCGCGCGGGCGACGAGGAGGAGCCGGCGGGTTTCGGCGGGTACGCCAGAGCTCACGGCCGCATCGTACCGAGTGCGGCAGAGGCCCTGGCCCGTACTTCCGCAGCCTGACTCCCGTCGGCCGGGAGCGGATCGTCCCTACTCCTTCACGAACTCCAGGAGATCGGGATTGATGACCTCCGGATGCGTCGAGAGCATGCCGTGGGGATAGCCCTCGTAGCTCTTCAGCCTGCCGTTCGGCAGCAGTTTCGCCGACAGCGGGCCCGCGTCCTCGTAGGGCACGATCTGGTCGTCCGTGCCGTGGGCCACCAGTACCGGCACCTCGATCTTCTTCAGGTCCTCGGTGAAGTCGGTCTCCGAGAAGGCCTTGATGCATTCGTAGTGGGCGTTGGCCGCGCCCCGCATGCCCTGCCTCCACCAGTTGTCGATCAGCCCCTGCGACACCTCGGCACCGGGCCGGTTGAACCCGTAGAACGGACCCGACGGCACCTCGATGTAGAACTGCGCGCGATTGGCGGCGAGCGCGGAGCGGAACCCGTCGAAGACCTCGATCGGCAGGCCGCCCGGATTCGACGCGGACTTCACCATGACCGGCGGCACCGAACTGACGAGTACGGCCTTCGCGACCCGTCCGGGCTCGGCCCGGGCGACGTACCGGGCGACTTCGCCGCCCCCGGTGGAATGGCCGATGTGTACGGCCTGTCGCAGGTCGAGCGCTTCGGCCAGCGTGGACACGTCGGCGGCATAGGTGTCCATGTCGTGCCCGCCCGCGCTCTGGGTGGAACGCCCGTGCCCCCGCCGGTCGTGGGCGATCACACGGTAGCCCTGGGCGAGGAAGAACAGCATCTGGCTGTCCCAGTCGTCCGCGCTGAGCGGCCAGCCGTGGTGGAACACGATCGGCTGGGCGTCGCGCGGGCCCCAGTCCTTGTAGTAGATCTCCGTGCCGTCAACCGTGGTGACCGTGCCCATGGCCGATCCTTCCGTTCGAAAGTGCTCGTGCGGTCGGTGCGCGGGGACGTGTCGGCTCCACGGGGGCGGGAACGTCACCGCCGAACGGGGCCGAGACCGCGACCAAACGCCTCAAACGATACTGCTATGTGCCGTAAGTCTCATTTCGTGGCATTGCTTCCGCGGTGAGGGTGGACGGGCGCAGGGCCGGCCCCCCTTCGCACGGTTCGGAGCCCCGCCGGGACTCCCTCCTGCGAGTGGCGGAGGGAGCCCCGGGCTGCCGCACCGAGGGCGCTCGTCGTGCCTCTCCATGCGCCTCCCCGGGCGGCGCGGCCCTCATGCCGGCAGCCGGCCCGTCCACGCCTGAGCGTGCGGTGCGCCCGGTCCGTACGACTTGCCTCCGGCTGCGGCGGTCCGACACCACCCACGGTACGGGCGGACGAGAGCTGAGCACGGGTCAGGTGCCGCCCAGGGAACCGGCGTCCGTGCTCCGTGCACCGGGAAGCTCCGCGCGTAGACTGCCCCTTCCCAAAGCGGGGGAAGCGGTCCAGGATTGTCCCCCCGCGACTCGTGTTCCGACGGGCCGCGGCAGCAGGCCAGGCGCTGCCCGATGTGGAAAGCTCTGCCGGACCACGTCACCGAGGGCAGCGCCCGCAGTTCCTCCGCCGGCGTGCGCGGACTGCCCGGCGTACGCGGGCAGGCAGCACACCCGCCGGTCCGGTCACGGCATACGTACCCGCGCGCCACGTGTCAGTACTTCGACAAGGAGCATCTGTCATGGATTTCGGACTCGTCCTCCAGGCCGACCCGCCCGCCT includes:
- a CDS encoding alpha/beta fold hydrolase; its protein translation is MGTVTTVDGTEIYYKDWGPRDAQPIVFHHGWPLSADDWDSQMLFFLAQGYRVIAHDRRGHGRSTQSAGGHDMDTYAADVSTLAEALDLRQAVHIGHSTGGGEVARYVARAEPGRVAKAVLVSSVPPVMVKSASNPGGLPIEVFDGFRSALAANRAQFYIEVPSGPFYGFNRPGAEVSQGLIDNWWRQGMRGAANAHYECIKAFSETDFTEDLKKIEVPVLVAHGTDDQIVPYEDAGPLSAKLLPNGRLKSYEGYPHGMLSTHPEVINPDLLEFVKE
- a CDS encoding GNAT family N-acetyltransferase, giving the protein MTTYKTMPFHLETERLVLRPWAESDAAEFCALLSERGKGTPTVERIRTSIAELLATTATTGLALLPVQRRAEGDFIGYCGLIIGRSTVEEPEIAYELFRRAHGRGYATEAAGAVLDAAVATGRKRLWSTVGAWNTPSLRVLEKLEFERDHVSVEDNGEVVWLTRSLP